In Natranaerobius thermophilus JW/NM-WN-LF, the genomic stretch CTCAGCTTTTTCAGGTGGTAAAATATCAGAGACATCATCCAGTTCTTCATCCTTTGAAATAAATTCAGAATCGAACTCGTCTTTTTGAATCATATCATTAGACTCCTCTTTGAAACTGAATACTTCTTGGTCATCTTTTTTTACTGCCTCATCTTTTAGGATCTCTACTTCCTCCACCTGCCGCTCTACATTTATAATCCAAAAAGCCGTTGCTATGAATAGAGCTAATACCAGCAACAGCCATCTTCTTTTTAAATGCACAATCTTCATAATATAGCCTCCTTTAAATCAATTTTCTTTGGGTAAGATCACAATTTTATGTTCGGGTACATCAAATAAAGTAGTAGCTGCCCTTTGCAATTGCTTTTTAACATTGATATTATTTGCACCTTCTGCTACTATCACTATTCCATTTATAGAGGGTTTATATTCTTTGATCACCATTGGTTGTTCTTGGCCTTCTTCTCTTACAGTTAATATTTCTTCCGTTGTAAATCTTTCTTCAATTTCTCGCTCCCCTTCCGCTCCATCAGCTTCTACTGTAGTAACCTGTTCCTCATCCACATTTTTGGCTAAATCCAATTCACCACTTCCTTTTAAACTGAGCATGACTTTAGTACTGCCTGCCCCTGTGACTAAAGAAAGTGCTTCTTCTAGTTCTTGTTCAAGTTGTTTTTTGTATCTATACTCTTCTGTTGATCTGTCAATTTGTTCATCCTCTGTTTCTATGTCTATGTTTTTTTCTATTTCTTGTTCATCCTTTTCCCCATTATCAATAGGATTACCCATAATTACAAAAATAAGCCCCAGTACACCCAAAACAATTAAATGGGGCGGTATTTTTTGGAATAATTCTTTTGGATTTTGAGACACTTTTTACCCTCCTTGTACAATGAGTTATTGAGCTAGTACATATTATGCAGTAAGCTTTTATTTAATTACTTCTACATCAATTAACTCTCTTTCTAAATGAAATTTTTTACTAAGTTCATATTTAAATTTTTCTTTATTTTCTTGAATATTTTTAGATAATTTTAAATCTTGGCCTTGTTGGTTTTTTTCATCTTTCCCTCCTAGTTCAGTTTTTTCAGATTTATCATCCTGTTTTTCATCATTAAGATTAATTTTAACTTCTTTAACTGGTTCTACTAATTGCCCTTCTTTGTCTTCAGAGCTTCTGTATTCTTTTTTACCATTTAATTGGGTTAAATAAACGGTCATGTTTTTTATCTCACCATAGTTAGCAGCTTCCATGTCCTCTTCATAATTAAGCTCTATATCGGAAACTTTTAGTTTTTCAAAATAATCACTGGCTAGATCCACTATCTCCTTTGAGATCATTTGTTCATATTCTTTATCAATTTCTGCGATATTTTCTTCTTTAAGTTGTCCACCCCTTTGAATGAGTTCATCTGTTTCTTCAGCAGAAGTTTCTTTTTCAAATATATCTGGTTCTATCATGAAGTTTTCACTTTCTATAATGCTTACTATAGGATTTAGGATGATCAATACTATTAATAAACCAATTACCAATCTTACATATCTTTGTAATTGGCCTTGTGGTAACAAAAGTTCTAAAAAAGTTGCCAGGACAATTACTACCACTATCGTTGTGATCAGTTCATTTACTGTACTCAGCATTTCCCTTCCCCCTTTCTGTCAGACTTTACCCTCTTATCATCATAGATACATTAGCTGCGCCAACAATAGCAGCCATAGCTATAAAAAACATAATAGACACAGTAGCTACTCCTGCAAATACCCAGGTTAAACATTTCGACATAGTACCAAGGCTTTCGGGTATGGAAGTCTCACCTAAAGGTTCTAATAGTGAAGCGGCCAACTTATATACAAATACAAG encodes the following:
- a CDS encoding sporulation stage III protein AG, whose amino-acid sequence is MSQNPKELFQKIPPHLIVLGVLGLIFVIMGNPIDNGEKDEQEIEKNIDIETEDEQIDRSTEEYRYKKQLEQELEEALSLVTGAGSTKVMLSLKGSGELDLAKNVDEEQVTTVEADGAEGEREIEERFTTEEILTVREEGQEQPMVIKEYKPSINGIVIVAEGANNINVKKQLQRAATTLFDVPEHKIVILPKEN
- the spoIIIAF gene encoding stage III sporulation protein AF → MLSTVNELITTIVVVIVLATFLELLLPQGQLQRYVRLVIGLLIVLIILNPIVSIIESENFMIEPDIFEKETSAEETDELIQRGGQLKEENIAEIDKEYEQMISKEIVDLASDYFEKLKVSDIELNYEEDMEAANYGEIKNMTVYLTQLNGKKEYRSSEDKEGQLVEPVKEVKINLNDEKQDDKSEKTELGGKDEKNQQGQDLKLSKNIQENKEKFKYELSKKFHLERELIDVEVIK